TTTTTTTATGCTTAAAATCTGTGGCTAGGAAATTGAATGCTTCCTTTGGAGATTCTTTGAGAGGATTGAAGGTTGCGATTCAAGGTCTGGGGATGGTTGGTTTTAAACTGGCTGAGAAACTATTTTGGGAAGGAGTTTCTCTCGTTGTTGCTGATGTGAATGATAAAATCACGGACATAGCCAAAACTAGATTTGGTGCTGATGTTGTCGGAGTAGACGAAATTCTACGTGTTTCCTGCGATATTTTGTCTCCTTGTGCTAGAGGAGGGATACTAAATAGTAAAAGTATTTCTGTGCTAGGCTGTAAGGGCATAACTGGAGCTGCTAATAATCAATTAGAGTCGCCAAAAATAGCTGAAGACTTGTTTCTTAAGGGCATTTTGTACGTCCCAGACTATTTGGCTAACGCTGGGGGATTAATTAATGCTGCTTCAGAGCTAGAGAAGCCTTATGACCCTAGAAAAGTCTTGCTTTCTTTAGACCGGATTCCAGCAATATTCAATGAAGCTTACAAAATTTCGAACACCAAAAATATTAGTCTCGAAAGGGTTTTTTTGGAGCGTTTTCAAGAGGAGTTTTAGGATTGGCTTACTGAACAATGGATTTCAGTTTTGTTAACACTTCATCATGGATATTAGGATTAGAGGCGGCTATGATAGCTTCCTGATTTTCTAATTGCAGAGGGGTTCTCATTTTCAGAGGGTTCCCTAGTAGATCGGAAACAATACCCCCTGCCTCTTCTGTTAGCAAAGCCCCAGGGATGTGATCCCAGGGGCTGGCCTGGGTTTTTATGTGAGGAACTCTCAGGAAAAAATCTACCTTCCCTGAAGCTACACAGGCGTATTTATATTGGCTGTCTATTCGAATGGGTTTTGGTCTTGAAGGTAAAATTTCGCTTAGTCTTTTTGTTATCAGGTGTTGCTGATTGTATGCAGCCATAGGCGCTTCGCAGAATCTATGAGTAAGTGCTGTTGCCGTAGATATCTTTTGGTAGCTGATAGATTTTTTAGAAATACATAGAGAAAAAGAACCATGATTTTTTCTTGCAGAAAAGACCAAATATGGTTGAAGTGGGTTTTGTTTCCTTATGTTCGGGTCTGAACAAGCTATAACAGAGATACAAGGTTCCCCATCAATAATGAGAGAGACAACTACAGAAAAAGACTGATTTTTAATAAAACCTGAAGTTCCATCAATGGGATCAATTAGCCAAAATGTATCGGTTGCAGCATGTTGTCCTCCAAACAATACATCTGTAATGAGTGATGAAGATACGTCAGGAACGTACAAGGAAACAAAATCATAGACGCTTTGAAGTTGTTTTTCACATAATTCATGAACAGTTTCCTCGCAAACAAATGGAATGCCAGAAATTTCACCTGAAAGCTTCCTTTGTATAAGGAATTGTACCCCGTAATCGGCTGGTGTAACAAAAGATCCATCAGATTTTTTCCATATAGAGAAAGGAGATAGATTTTGTTGGTACCAGACTAACTTTGGTAATATAGAAAAAAACAGATGTTCGATTATTCGTTGATAATCGGAAAGAAATTGGTGTTTTGGGTTTAGCATAGTTTGAAATAAATCAACTCAAGATAAAACATATTATCAAAAGCATTGTTTATGTTAAACTGAGGCGTGTGGGGGCTGCTTTGTTATAGTTATAAAAAAGAGCGATATCGAGCTTAAAAGAAGTGTTTAAGAATTTTATAAATTTTTTCATTTTTTATTTTGTAAAGTTTTCGCTAGCTTTGCGTTACCGATTTACTGTTGAAGGCTTAGAAAAACTAGACTTGGACGGGTCTTGTGGTGTTTTGCTCCTTTCTAATCATGTTGCTGAGATAGATCCTGTTATCATAGAGTTTTTGCTCTGGCGAAAGCTAAAGCCGCATCCGTTGGCTTCTAGCACACTATTCAAGTCCCCTTTTGTGCGTTGGGTGTTAGGTCAAGTTGGAGCGGTATCCGTCCCTAGTATTTCCTATTCAGTAAGAGGTAGGGAGGAAAACGAAAGAGAAGTGAAGAAATATTTTGCCAGTGTTTTACAGATTTTAGAAGATTCTGGAACTGTGTTGCTTTATCCATCAGGAAGAATTTCTCGCGAAGGCAGAGAGGTTTTAGGGGGAAATTCTTCGGCCTACGTCTTATTGCAGGAGGTGGAGAAATGCAACGTAGTCTTGGTTAGGATTAGGGGCTTATGGGGGAGCTCATTTTCTAGGTATAACAGGAACACAACGCCTCCCCTGGGGAAGACTTTTAAGCAAAGTTTCTTTGCTCTTTTAAAGAAGGGTTTTTTCTTTTTACCCCGGCGTCCAGTTTCTCTAACTTTAGAGCAAGCAGACTTATCTCTGCTGCGTTCCTTTGTGAGTAAGCAAGAATTAAATCGTTTTTTGGAAGAATGGTTTAATAGAGATCCAGAGAAGGTTTGTTTAGTGCCCTATTAACCAATTGCTTGCATTGGCGTTTTTGTATCTGAAATAAGGAGAGCATGATGGGGCAACAAAAGGATCCCCGTGCGTCGCATAACAGTTGCTCAGGCTTTCGTCGAGGGAAGACTATCTTGGAAAAGTTTCTTCGAGTTTGCGATGACTTGTCTACAAAAACAGTTTGTTTTGAAGATCAACTAGGTTCTCTTAGTTACAAGCGTGTTAAGCGGGCCATTATTGCTTTGGCTAGAGAGTTTAAAAAGTATCCAGGAAAATCGCTCGGTATAATGATGCCGGCTTCCATGGGGGCTTATATCTCTATGTTCGCTACATTACTCTCGGGGAAAATTCCCGTAATGATAAATTGGTCACAAGGGAAAAGGGAGTTAGCTGCGGGATTAGAAAAGACGCAGTTAAGTAAAATCATTACCTCAAAGGTTTTTTTAGAACATTTGAAAAAAATTCGTGAGGAAGAAGGATTGAAGGATTTATTCGATCCAGATCAAATGGGAAAAATTTCTCTTGATGCGCTTCGCCTAGAAAAAATCAGTATTGAAAATGTATCTGATTCACTAAGTTGGATAGATAGGGTCTTAGTCTTTGGGTTGAGTTTTTTACCGATCTCTTTTCTTCTTCGTATCTTTGGTGTGCATAAGTCTTCTGGTGATGATATAGCAATTATGTTGTTTACTTCAGGAACAGAAAATGTTCCTAAGTGTGTGCCTTTAACGCACACCAATCTCATTACAAATCAGGAGGATTGTTTCCCATTTTTTGATATTAAGCCTGAAGATAAAGTAGTTTCTTTCTTACCACCCTTTCACGCTTATGGGTTTAATAGTTGTACCTTATTACCTTTACTTGCGGGACTTCCTTTAATCTTTGTTGCCAATCCACTAAATATTAATCGCATTATTCAGCTCGTAAAAGCAAAGAAAGCGACTATAATGGGCACAACACCTACCTTTTACGGTTATTTTCTGAAGAAAGTAGAGAGTGATCCGGAGCTAGCAAGATCTTTATCTTTAGTTGTTTTGGGAGGAGAGAAAGTTAGTGGAGAATTATATAAAACTTCTGAGGCATTATTGCCTCATGTGACTGTGATTCAGGGATATGGTGCAACAGAAAGCTCTCCTGTTATCACTTTAACTCCTAGGGAATTAAATCATAATGGAGTTGGATATCCTCTGGAACGAGCTTCCGTTAGGGTTTTATGCCGAAAAACATTGAAGCCCCTGCCCAAAGGGAATTCCGGGCTTATCGTTGTTTCTGGCCCCTCTGTGTTTTCTGGGTATTACGGAGAGGACCCAGATTTTGGATTTATTAATCTCGATGGAGAAAGATATTACAACACAGGCGATATAGGGCTCATCACTCAGGAAGAGTACCTGGTTCTTTTGGGTCGGCTGAGTCGATCAGTGAAGATAGGAGGAGAGATGGTAAGTCTTGAGTCTGTAGAGGCCATCCTTCATGAACATTTTCTCACCAGGAGAGGAAAGGTTTGTCATGGAGAAGGGCCTTGCTTTGTCGTATGTGGTGTGGAAAAAGATTTAGAAAAGACTAAACTTTGTTTATTTACTACGTTAGAGTTGTCTCTCCAAGATGTAAATGAAGCGATAAAGCAGGCGGGGACTTATAGTGTTGTAAAAATCTCGGATGTCAAAAAACTAGATGCTATACCTCTTTCTGGCATAGGAAAGCCTAACTATGTAGTGCTGAATAGGTTGTTAAGAGAATAGATAAAAAGAATTGTCGATTGTTTTGTATGGTGAGAAAATTTATAGATTTTGTTTCTAACGATTTTTTAGGGTTTGCTGGATCGCCTTTGCTTCAGCAATCGGTGCAGGAGAAGTACTTGGAAGTAGTGCAAGCTTTCCCAAAAGTAATGCAAGGGTCGGCAGGGTCTCGTCGTATCGTTGGGGGACATCCATTTCTGCCAGTTTTAGAGAAAAAAATAGCCAAATATCATGGGTTTGAGTCTGCTGTTGTGGCTCATTGTGGATATATGGCTAACCTTAGTCTGTGTTATCTGGTGTCTGAGTCCAGTGATGTGATGCTTTGGGATGAGGGTGTTCATGTGTCGATCCGCGAGGGCAGCGCCGTCATTTCTGGAAAAAACGAGTCTTTCATGCATAATGATATGGAGGACCTGGAGAGATTGCTTGTTAAGTACCGTAGTCAAGGTTGTGGCCGTATATTTATTTTTATTTCCACTGTTTATTCATCCGATGGTTCTCTAGCGCCCCTCAACGAAATAGTGGGTCTGTCGAAAAAGTATGAAGCTCTTTTGGTGCTCGATGAGGCGCATGCTTTGGGTATTCATGGATATGAGGGAAAAGGTTTTGGATCTGGAGAATTTAGGGAATATGCTTATGCTGTATTAGTCACTTATGGTAAGTCTTTTGGTGGATTCGGGGCAGCTATACTTTCTTCTAGTTCTGTTAGAGAAGATATTTTAAGAAAAGGTATCCCGATTATGTTTTCTACTGCTCTTCCTCTTCATGCGCTTGTGGTAATAGATAGAGCTTATGAGCATTTTGAAAAGTTTGGCAATTCTTTAAGGAAACAGCTTTTCAATTTAAGGAATTATTTCTCCTCCTTCATTCCTAAATGTTCTCCGGGTTGTGTTCAGTCAATAATTTTTTCTGAATATCAGCATGCTGTTGACTGGGTAAACGCGCTAGAAGAGCATGGCATACAAGTCGGCATTTTTGAATTTGGGTCAACTACTTCCGTCAGAATCAATTTGCATGCATTTAATAGCTATGCAGATATAGATAATCTCTTTGCTGCTATTGGGGAATTTTTAGAAGAAGGTCGTTGTAGGATCGACATCGATCATAAACTTTACTTTTCCAGAGAGCTTAGCATCAAATAGTGCTTTTTGTAGGAAATTATTAATGCGCATCACTTGCTTTCCTTTGATTAAAAATTGGAATCGGAAGAAATCTTTAATCTTGGAATATCCACACGTGGTGATTTCCATGACTTGAAAATCAGAAGAAGATTTTTTTGTCAGTAACGCATGCACTTTCCTTGTTTCTGAAAGGGTTTCTTCAGGATTTTTTCCTATAAAAATACAACGGATTAACCTCTGAAAAGGAGGAAAATCGCATAGCTCTCTTCCAGGAAGTTCTTTTTGATAAAATGTAGAGTAGTCTCTTTCAACTGCAGATAATATCGTAGAATGGTCTGGCAGAAAGGTTTGAATAAGAACTTCTCCAGAAAGTTTGCCTCTTCCGGATCGACCAGCTACCTGTGTTATCAGTTGGAAAACTTGCTCCGAAGCTCTGAAATCTGGAATATGAAGTCCCGAATCTCCGTTGAGAATGACTGATAGCGTAACAGATGGACAGTTCATACCTTTGGCAATCATTTGAGTCCCAATAAGGACATCAGCTTTACCTGTGGAAAATTGACGAAAAAGTTCGTCGTGAGCATTTCTACTTCGAGTAGTATCAGAATCGATTCGAATGATTCGTATCGAAGGAAAAATAGAATACAGAGCTTTTTCTATTTTTTCTGTCCCCATTCCCCTGAATACCAAAGACATAGAATCTCCACATTGTTCACATTTTGTCGGAGGAGGGGAGACAGCATAATTACATAGGTGGCATGACAGAGTATTAGATTTTTTATGAAATGTGAGAGTAACATCACAATGCCTGCATTTTAAAACATATTGACAGGATGAACAGAGCGCACTTGTATAATACCCTCTCCGATTATAAAAAATGACCGTCTGTTCTCCTTTTTTTAAACGTTCTTCTATTCCATTGATTACAGGCTGAGTGAATAAAGTAGAGGAGTGGGATTTTTCTAACTCATTATTCATGTTTATGAGAGATACCTTGGGAGGAATAAGACTAACAGCAGGCTTAGATAATGTTAGGAGCTGATATTTCCCAGACAATGCGTTGTAATAGCTTTCTATACTGGGGGTAGCGCTTCCGAGAAGAACGGTAGCATTGGCTAGTTTTCCTCTCATAACAGCAACATCTCTGGCTTGGTAGCAAGGGGCGCTTTCTTGTTGTTTATAGGCAGTATCATGTTCCTCGTCGACTATAATGAGTCCAAGATTTTTGAAAGGACAAAATAGAGCAGATCGAGGACCTAGGATGACATCTATAGCTCCTTCAGAGGCTTGTTGCCAGGTTTTGCTTTTTTCGCTATCGCTTAACTTATGGTGGAGAATGGCTACTTTTTTCCCTAATCGAGCACGAAATAAATCCATATTCTGTACGGTCAATGCAATTTCAGGAACGAGAAATATGGTGCTTTTCCCTAATTCGCGAGCCTTTTCTATTGCTTGGAAATAAATTTCAGTTTTCCCACTGCCGGTAACACCAAAAAGCAGGTGTGTCAAAAAACTAGCTTTTTGGAGTGATTGAAAAATTGTCTGTACGGCCGA
This sequence is a window from Chlamydiifrater volucris. Protein-coding genes within it:
- a CDS encoding lysophospholipid acyltransferase family protein — its product is MFKNFINFFIFYFVKFSLALRYRFTVEGLEKLDLDGSCGVLLLSNHVAEIDPVIIEFLLWRKLKPHPLASSTLFKSPFVRWVLGQVGAVSVPSISYSVRGREENEREVKKYFASVLQILEDSGTVLLYPSGRISREGREVLGGNSSAYVLLQEVEKCNVVLVRIRGLWGSSFSRYNRNTTPPLGKTFKQSFFALLKKGFFFLPRRPVSLTLEQADLSLLRSFVSKQELNRFLEEWFNRDPEKVCLVPY
- a CDS encoding inositol monophosphatase family protein — protein: MLNPKHQFLSDYQRIIEHLFFSILPKLVWYQQNLSPFSIWKKSDGSFVTPADYGVQFLIQRKLSGEISGIPFVCEETVHELCEKQLQSVYDFVSLYVPDVSSSLITDVLFGGQHAATDTFWLIDPIDGTSGFIKNQSFSVVVSLIIDGEPCISVIACSDPNIRKQNPLQPYLVFSARKNHGSFSLCISKKSISYQKISTATALTHRFCEAPMAAYNQQHLITKRLSEILPSRPKPIRIDSQYKYACVASGKVDFFLRVPHIKTQASPWDHIPGALLTEEAGGIVSDLLGNPLKMRTPLQLENQEAIIAASNPNIHDEVLTKLKSIVQ
- a CDS encoding aminotransferase class I/II-fold pyridoxal phosphate-dependent enzyme, with the protein product MVRKFIDFVSNDFLGFAGSPLLQQSVQEKYLEVVQAFPKVMQGSAGSRRIVGGHPFLPVLEKKIAKYHGFESAVVAHCGYMANLSLCYLVSESSDVMLWDEGVHVSIREGSAVISGKNESFMHNDMEDLERLLVKYRSQGCGRIFIFISTVYSSDGSLAPLNEIVGLSKKYEALLVLDEAHALGIHGYEGKGFGSGEFREYAYAVLVTYGKSFGGFGAAILSSSSVREDILRKGIPIMFSTALPLHALVVIDRAYEHFEKFGNSLRKQLFNLRNYFSSFIPKCSPGCVQSIIFSEYQHAVDWVNALEEHGIQVGIFEFGSTTSVRINLHAFNSYADIDNLFAAIGEFLEEGRCRIDIDHKLYFSRELSIK
- the priA gene encoding replication restart helicase PriA, with protein sequence MGHIKQVTFRQYAEVIVGSTINKILDYGIPENLENKISKGSVVLVPLRGSKKPAVVIQIKNETQSPYVFPIISNIDSGITLSEDLLELIIWMSKYYFCPLGKTLKLVIPSSTQTLIQPKEHYLVSCLKSKSKLRALIREKGSEDSPQTRVLRALTNSTHSLTLAELLKEASVSTSPVLSLEKSGVIKLVTNTEYDLQLDNIEFFLPESKKLTSEQSSAVQTIFQSLQKASFLTHLLFGVTGSGKTEIYFQAIEKARELGKSTIFLVPEIALTVQNMDLFRARLGKKVAILHHKLSDSEKSKTWQQASEGAIDVILGPRSALFCPFKNLGLIIVDEEHDTAYKQQESAPCYQARDVAVMRGKLANATVLLGSATPSIESYYNALSGKYQLLTLSKPAVSLIPPKVSLINMNNELEKSHSSTLFTQPVINGIEERLKKGEQTVIFYNRRGYYTSALCSSCQYVLKCRHCDVTLTFHKKSNTLSCHLCNYAVSPPPTKCEQCGDSMSLVFRGMGTEKIEKALYSIFPSIRIIRIDSDTTRSRNAHDELFRQFSTGKADVLIGTQMIAKGMNCPSVTLSVILNGDSGLHIPDFRASEQVFQLITQVAGRSGRGKLSGEVLIQTFLPDHSTILSAVERDYSTFYQKELPGRELCDFPPFQRLIRCIFIGKNPEETLSETRKVHALLTKKSSSDFQVMEITTCGYSKIKDFFRFQFLIKGKQVMRINNFLQKALFDAKLSGKVKFMIDVDPTTTFF
- a CDS encoding AMP-binding protein codes for the protein MMGQQKDPRASHNSCSGFRRGKTILEKFLRVCDDLSTKTVCFEDQLGSLSYKRVKRAIIALAREFKKYPGKSLGIMMPASMGAYISMFATLLSGKIPVMINWSQGKRELAAGLEKTQLSKIITSKVFLEHLKKIREEEGLKDLFDPDQMGKISLDALRLEKISIENVSDSLSWIDRVLVFGLSFLPISFLLRIFGVHKSSGDDIAIMLFTSGTENVPKCVPLTHTNLITNQEDCFPFFDIKPEDKVVSFLPPFHAYGFNSCTLLPLLAGLPLIFVANPLNINRIIQLVKAKKATIMGTTPTFYGYFLKKVESDPELARSLSLVVLGGEKVSGELYKTSEALLPHVTVIQGYGATESSPVITLTPRELNHNGVGYPLERASVRVLCRKTLKPLPKGNSGLIVVSGPSVFSGYYGEDPDFGFINLDGERYYNTGDIGLITQEEYLVLLGRLSRSVKIGGEMVSLESVEAILHEHFLTRRGKVCHGEGPCFVVCGVEKDLEKTKLCLFTTLELSLQDVNEAIKQAGTYSVVKISDVKKLDAIPLSGIGKPNYVVLNRLLRE
- a CDS encoding Glu/Leu/Phe/Val dehydrogenase family protein; this translates as MKYQLIREDLEIEGYEKVVRFSCEETKLDSIVAIHNTRQGPALGGIRMLHYGSFEEGLQDVLRLAEGMTYKAFISGVKTGGGKSVVFLPEGDFSRESLFESFGQAVASLQGEYICAEDMGTSPEDMQFVQRATSYVVGRKNISGDPSYYTAHGLFLCLKSVARKLNASFGDSLRGLKVAIQGLGMVGFKLAEKLFWEGVSLVVADVNDKITDIAKTRFGADVVGVDEILRVSCDILSPCARGGILNSKSISVLGCKGITGAANNQLESPKIAEDLFLKGILYVPDYLANAGGLINAASELEKPYDPRKVLLSLDRIPAIFNEAYKISNTKNISLERVFLERFQEEF